A window from Chrysiogenia bacterium encodes these proteins:
- a CDS encoding AMP-binding protein, translated as MPPAISSVHLCLKGAKSHVAGKYDEIYRRSLEDREGFWADAAQNIHWDKKWDRVLDDSNPPFYRWYPGAMLNTCYNAVDRHVESGRADQVALIYDSPITGKQEKYTFTELQDRVARTAGMLKALNVEKGDRVIIYMPMVPQAVFAMLACARIGAVHSVVFGGFAPKELATRIDDAKPKAILTASCGLEPGRVVDYKPLLDGAVELAKHKHEICVVLQREQKPCPLK; from the coding sequence ATGCCTCCCGCAATAAGCTCCGTTCACCTTTGCTTGAAGGGGGCGAAATCACACGTGGCAGGCAAGTACGACGAGATTTACCGCAGGTCGCTCGAAGACCGCGAGGGATTCTGGGCCGACGCGGCTCAAAACATTCACTGGGACAAGAAGTGGGACCGGGTCCTCGATGATTCCAACCCGCCGTTCTACCGCTGGTATCCGGGCGCGATGCTCAACACCTGCTACAACGCGGTCGACCGCCACGTCGAGAGCGGGCGAGCCGATCAGGTCGCGCTCATCTACGACAGCCCGATCACCGGCAAGCAGGAAAAATACACCTTCACCGAATTGCAGGACCGCGTGGCCCGCACAGCGGGAATGCTCAAGGCGCTCAATGTTGAAAAGGGCGACCGGGTCATCATCTATATGCCCATGGTTCCCCAAGCGGTGTTCGCAATGCTCGCCTGCGCGCGCATCGGCGCGGTGCATTCGGTGGTCTTCGGCGGCTTTGCCCCCAAGGAACTGGCCACGCGCATCGACGATGCCAAGCCCAAGGCCATTCTGACCGCCTCGTGCGGCTTGGAGCCCGGCCGCGTCGTGGACTACAAGCCGCTGCTCGACGGCGCGGTGGAACTGGCAAAGCACAAGCACGAGATCTGCGTCGTTCTCCAGCGCGAGCAGAAGCCCTGCCCGCTCAAGGA